The window TCCGAAGGCCCCAGCCTCTTTTCTGGTGCTATGTATTTCTCAATAACATCAGGTGCATGAAGTGGATCAAAGATGCCACCAACGTCCTTCTCAGCATTAGCACGAAGAAGGTGCTTTTCTCACATCCTGTTTGACGGTCCTGTGGATCTTGCAAACATCTTACACTTTTAATCATCTTGACATTATCAGAGGACAATGTTTAAATACGTTAAAATTTATGGtcaaaattgattttgCTTGAGCCATAGGGGAGGAGGATCTACTCCAACTGCAAACAGTCATCTGAATAATATTTAACAATATTGTGGAAACATCGACGTGAGATTTAACGAATTCGAACAAGATGTAGGATTCAACTTTGAGTATGCGGACATTCCGCGGCGAGACCAACCCATAGCGAATTGCTCTCAGATGTTCTTTTAATAAGGCTTGAAATCGCGATAGTCTATCAAGTTCATGTAAAAGACATTGAATATGTGCAATGCTCCAATTGATCTTAATTTTTATCTTTTCAAGCGTTTTTTCATTACATCGTAATCTTCTCTCATCTTGACGTAACCCATGTggattttgccaagaaagtggTCAGCTAGTCTTCTGTCTGTGTCAAGTCGTGAGAGGTAGGCTCCACATACCTCACATACTTGTAACTTTTGTTGCGCACTTTGACCAACATTTTCAGTCATATTTCGCACTTTCTTCCTGACTTCTTGCCTTTTCTCCTGCAATGCCTGGAGTTTGATGCTTTGAACCATAGCTTGTGATACTTCATTGGCTTTTAGTAGGGAATCTATCTCTTGAATCATCAGTCCGATCCTGGAATCGACTGTGTCGAGCTCGGTGGTCACTTGTCGTATCTTTTCCCTCTCTTCTGGGGTATGctccaacttcttcaatgctAATGCAATTTGACCGTTACAATCGTTCACGAATTTGGCTAATATGGCATAGTACTCTCGATCAAAGTCAGGGAACGAAACtcctctcttcttctccttctcgTATTGCAACTTAAACTTGGCTGAGTGGATCTGTGGACATCTACCCAGTGTTTGTTTGGTTCCTTGGAACAGGTCATAAGGGCACTCTCCTACTAGGTATGATTTGCATAATCTGGGGTCATGTAATCCGAGGTCCTTTCTATAGTTGTTGTACTTGGAGTCACTTCTTCGTCCATAATGGGACTCTTTACCCATTAACTGCTCAagcagcttcttctgctCAGCTGCAGGGGTTCCCATCGTGGTTCTTCTGTTTGTCTAGCTCGTCTCATTATAAGGTCATCAAACTTACTTAACTTTTGATCTACTAGAAGCGAAAGCGATTTAGCGATTCAACAAAATACGGTTTAGCGATTgaacaaaatgaacaaagCTATTTTACTCATACACTTTGAATCAATTATTTGTAGGGATGGTCTTGATAAGAACCTTTGGAAATATTGGCACTATCATGAGTGCTATCTGTAGCCGCTGTGAAGTCGACAACCCGGGGAATAAACCAATGTAAGACTGtagagcttgaaaaataaaTCAATATGAGCtgaagacattgaagatAATGCCCTTTGCGTAGTACAATTTTTATTTTAGAAGTTTAGTGCTAGCGGCATCTTCTAAACTAAAAGTGTCACAAATTAATTGAAATACAATTAAATGTTTTAAGAAAAGAGAACTAGGTAATGTTATCAAATGCTCTCTACAATGCTGCAAATGCGCTTTATGGTACTTTTGGTGCTGGGAAAAGACTAGATGAAAAGTCTGGTGCTGTTTTAATTATTGGTGGTTCATCCGATGGGCTGGGAATCGAATTATGTTCTACCCTGGCAATTGATGACAAAGTTTATATCATAAACATCGATTCACGCGACATGGAACTGATtttaaatttcaaagatgctGCTGTGGTTGCCAAATACTATAGATTTATTCCTTGTAGAGATTTATCCAATGCCGATCTTGTACTGGAAGCTTTAAACCAAGTCAAGAATTTAAAACTACCCATCAcacttttcatcaacaatGTACAGGTTGGATTTAGGACAATCTACAGTAATAATTTTTCGATTGGTTACAGAGGTATTCCCAGGTTACAGCAATTTGCAAGCGCAAACGTAACCAATATCATGATTGCCACTAAATTCTTCTTAAATGAGATCGTCCCACAAACTGAAAAGTCGACCCATGGGAATGTCAATTTTTACATTGTGAATTTGACCACTGTTTTAACGTTGGATGCTCCTGAGTACGGCATGGAATAtgtatcttcaaaagctgcCTTAAATCAATTCCACGATGGTCTAACGTCCGAATTGGCGGTAAAATCAACCAGGAAGCGTATCAAGACCCTTCTAATTTATTTGCCACATGCGCCTAATGGCCATGCTTGGGAAATGATGAGTACCGACCTCTGCGAGCAAGTAGTCGAATGCTTGAAGATGGGAAGACGAGGATGTGCTATGCTACGCGCTGAAGACGAAACTGCATCTGGAGATTTACACGGTAAAATCCGTAATGGTTATCGATACAGGGCTGGGGGTTTAAAGTCCAAATGGACTACTTAGAGCTATACAACTTTATCGTTCATATAGTGTCAAAGAGTATGTTAATCGGCTTCAGTAAATCTGAAAATGAGCACTTCCCCCACAGCGTAAAAGGAACAAAAATGAATGGATTGCGAGCGTGGACAAGTACGATCTCGTATGCTGTTAGAGCGGTATGCTTTGTTCATATAGTGCATACTCATATCTATGAGTTTACAGAGACTAGAGGTGAATCGATGCTACCGACACTAGCGGCGACGAACGACTATGTACATGCGATAAAGAAACACAAGGACGGAAAAGGCTGTCAAATAGGTGATTGTATCGTTGCAGTGAAACCCAGTGATCCCGACCACCGAGTTTGTAAGAGAATCACCGGAATGCCAGGAGATATCATATTAGTGGACCCCAGTATGCGATCTAATGTCTACGGTACAGAACCAACGGTTCGAtcgattgaagaattggatgGTTCTGTTGAGGACtatgatgaaaattttgattcTTTCATAAAAGTACCCAAAGGACACGTTTGGGTCACTGGTGACAATTTATCACATTCACTTGATTCCAGAACTTATAACGCCTTGCCTATGGGGTTGATAAGAGGCAAGATCGTAGCAGCCAACGATTTCAACGAAAAATTCTGGGGTGGGTCCAAGGGTAATTTCTGGGCTTTTcgaaagattgaaaataCCTACATCGACGAAGAGTGATCTTTATACATTTACGTAATTCATGTGCATTTGAAAATTCTTAAGAATTTAGTACCCACCCATAGTGCTGGGAATCCCAAGTACAATGCCGCCAGAAGAGTCTCGAAGATACTTTTACCAATGTAGTATTGGATGAAAATGTACTCGAACCCAATGATGGACCCGATAAATGCAAAGAAATAGACGATATTGAAGTTGAGGGGCAAGTTCCCAAAATTCAGAGCACCAGAGGACATCAATGCGATGACGAGTCCAAAGACGACCAACGAGATGATAAAGACGAATACTTGAGCCAATGGCCAAGGAACTGTTTTTGGTTCAGGGTTGAACACATGGCGAATCTCTGGTTTGGCTTCGTATCTTACAGGTTCTGTATATTCCACCTCATCATTAAAGGTTAAACTCATATCAAATACTGGAACGAAAACATTATCGCTTTCAGGGCTAGCCAGGATCATCGAAACAGATATTGGCTCCTCGTCGTCCTTGGAATAATGCAACAACGCTTTAGGGATCTTTGAAACATCAATACTAAATCTGTACATTATCAATTCCTTATTATCAGTGATCTTTGGCTCATAAACAACCTCCAAACCACGTTCGGGCAATCCAACTAGTAATTCGACCTGTTCTGGCTTTTCAGCGGGACTGACCGCGAAATTGAGCTCCAATGACTCATCCTGAGCATTCACTTGAACGggttcttccaatttctgAGTTTGGGACTCAATATCACCAAGCAATATACCTCTTCTCTGAGAACCTGGGAAAGTCAAATGAACATTCTTAGCTTGCAAAGCGAGACAACTGTACACCAGTGCGCATAGCGCAAACAAATGtctcatcaattgcatCAACAATGGATATATGATACGAGATTTCTCTACTATATAGCTATGATATTAGGATAATAATCCTTCAATATTGGTCAAGTAAAAtaatcaaaaagatcatGACGTTACCCGCACGCCTGTTCGGCCATCAAATGGGCTCGATAACACGGTAGTACCGGTACCAGAAGTGCTACCAGTCCCTTGCTGGGATCCTGTACGTATTCTTGCCGAGGCATAATTCTTCATGACTTGCGGCCTAAGATCTGTTTCGCTCTTTCTTGTATGCTGGCCCATCTTGTTGAGCGTTGATTTTAAGCGATGGTCAGtcttgaaatatatcaatTGGGCGAATTTAAAGGTGATATCACTGAGGAAACCAAATATCACGACGCAGGATGCGAATATGAACGAAACGGTCAGCAGTGGGATGATAAACACTGAGGCCACTACTCCGACAAAGAGAAATGCCAGAAAATAGACCAGAAAGTATAGAGACGACAGCGAAATCATCACGGCCACAAATAATCCCAATGGCACAAGGCTCGCGCACGATACAGAGACCAGAAAGATGGTAGAATAaggtttttctttgaaccTAATGGAAAGGTTACTGATCTGAgttttgatgagatttcGCGACCTTCTGAGCAGGTCTGTAGACCACGACGGTGTGGAAAGGTGGTTGATGTTGTTTCTCTGGCTGTGGAGCGACGATCGGGGAATGGTGCGGCGGTATACATTGATTGCCAATCGTGACACAAACACGCGAATGCCTCAAATATGACAATGTTTGCAACCACAGATGGTTTCCTCCGATTGAATTGATGTTAGTAATACGAAAGAGAGCGAACATACTCTAACTGCGCAATTGAACATACCTCGTAGTCAAACGTGGA of the Torulaspora delbrueckii CBS 1146 chromosome 7, complete genome genome contains:
- the LUC7 gene encoding Luc7p (similar to Saccharomyces cerevisiae LUC7 (YDL087C); ancestral locus Anc_2.370); its protein translation is MGTPAAEQKKLLEQLMGKESHYGRRSDSKYNNYRKDLGLHDPRLCKSYLVGECPYDLFQGTKQTLGRCPQIHSAKFKLQYEKEKKRGVSFPDFDREYYAILAKFVNDCNGQIALALKKLEHTPEEREKIRQVTTELDTVDSRIGLMIQEIDSLLKANEVSQAMVQSIKLQALQEKRQEVRKKVRNMTENVGQSAQQKLQVCEVCGAYLSRLDTDRRLADHFLGKIHMGYVKMREDYDVMKKRLKR
- the SRL4 gene encoding Srl4p (similar to Saccharomyces cerevisiae YPL033C; ancestral locus Anc_2.371) gives rise to the protein MLSNALYNAANALYGTFGAGKRLDEKSGAVLIIGGSSDGLGIELCSTLAIDDKVYIINIDSRDMELILNFKDAAVVAKYYRFIPCRDLSNADLVLEALNQVKNLKLPITLFINNVQVGFRTIYSNNFSIGYRGIPRLQQFASANVTNIMIATKFFLNEIVPQTEKSTHGNVNFYIVNLTTVLTLDAPEYGMEYVSSKAALNQFHDGLTSELAVKSTRKRIKTLLIYLPHAPNGHAWEMMSTDLCEQVVECLKMGRRGCAMLRAEDETASGDLHGKIRNGYRYRAGGLKSKWTT
- the IMP1 gene encoding endopeptidase catalytic subunit IMP1 (similar to Saccharomyces cerevisiae IMP1 (YMR150C); ancestral locus Anc_2.374) translates to MNGLRAWTSTISYAVRAVCFVHIVHTHIYEFTETRGESMLPTLAATNDYVHAIKKHKDGKGCQIGDCIVAVKPSDPDHRVCKRITGMPGDIILVDPSMRSNVYGTEPTVRSIEELDGSVEDYDENFDSFIKVPKGHVWVTGDNLSHSLDSRTYNALPMGLIRGKIVAANDFNEKFWGGSKGNFWAFRKIENTYIDEE
- the SWP1 gene encoding dolichyl-diphosphooligosaccharide-protein glycotransferase (similar to Saccharomyces cerevisiae SWP1 (YMR149W); ancestral locus Anc_2.375) produces the protein MQLMRHLFALCALVYSCLALQAKNVHLTFPGSQRRGILLGDIESQTQKLEEPVQVNAQDESLELNFAVSPAEKPEQVELLVGLPERGLEVVYEPKITDNKELIMYRFSIDVSKIPKALLHYSKDDEEPISVSMILASPESDNVFVPVFDMSLTFNDEVEYTEPVRYEAKPEIRHVFNPEPKTVPWPLAQVFVFIISLVVFGLVIALMSSGALNFGNLPLNFNIVYFFAFIGSIIGFEYIFIQYYIGKSIFETLLAALYLGFPALWVGTKFLRIFKCT
- the LDO16 gene encoding Ldo16p (similar to Saccharomyces cerevisiae YMR148W; ancestral locus Anc_2.376); this encodes MISLSSLYFLVYFLAFLFVGVVASVFIIPLLTVSFIFASCVVIFGFLSDITFKFAQLIYFKTDHRLKSTLNKMGQHTRKSETDLRPQVMKNYASARIRTGSQQGTGSTSGTGTTVLSSPFDGRTGVRVTS